One segment of Papaver somniferum cultivar HN1 unplaced genomic scaffold, ASM357369v1 unplaced-scaffold_137, whole genome shotgun sequence DNA contains the following:
- the LOC113334799 gene encoding shaggy-related protein kinase alpha-like, giving the protein MASVSMAPTSGLRETSGNNAGVDKLPEEMNDMKIRDEKEMEATVVDGNGTETGHIIVTTIGGRNGLPKQTISYMAERVVGHGSFGIVFQAKCLETGETVAIKKVLQDKRYKNRELQTMRLLDHPNVVSLKHCFFSTTEKDELYLNLVLEYVPETVHRVIKHYNKMNQRMPLIYVKLYIYQICRALAYIHGSIGVCHRDIKPQNLLVNPHTHQLKLCDFGSAKVLVKGEPNISYICSRYYRAPELIFGATEYTSAIDIWSAGCVLAELLLGQPLFPGESGVDQLVEIIKVLGTPTREEIKCMNPNYTEFKFPQIKAHPWHKIFHKRMPPEAVDLVSRLLQYSPNLRSTALEALMHPFFDELRDSSSRLPNGRLLPPLFNFKPHELKGVPAEILVKLVPEHARKQCPFLGL; this is encoded by the exons ATGGCTTCAGTCAGCATGGCGCCCACTTCTGGGCTCAGAGAAACCAGTGGTAATAATGCTGGTGTTGATAAGTTGCCCGAAGAAATGAATGATATGAAAATTAGAGATGAGAAG GAGATGGAAGCAACCGTTGTTGATGGAAATGGTACAGAAACAGGACATATCATTGTGACgactattggtggaagaaatgGCCTGCCAAAGCAG ACAATAAGCTATATGGCAGAGCGTGTCGTGGGACATGGGTCGTTTGGAATTGTATTTCAG GCCAAGTGCTTAGAAACTGGTGAAACTGTTGCCATAAAGAAGGTCCTTCAAGACAAGAGGTACAAAAATCGTGAGCTGCAGACCATGCGTCTATTAGATCACCCAAATGTTGTGTCGCTGAAGCACTGTTTCTTTTCAACAACTGAAAAAGACGAGCTTTATCTTAACCTGGTGCTTGAGTATGTACCTGAGACCGTTCACCGTGTCATCAAGCACTACAACAAGATGAACCAACGAATGCCATTGATATACGTAAAACTCTACATATACCAG ATTTGTAGGGCACTGGCTTATATCCACGGTAGTATTGGAGTATGTCACAGAGACATCAAGCCTCAAAATCTTTTG GTAAATCCGCATACTCATCAGCTGAAGTTGTGCGACTTTGGAAGTGCTAAAGTTTTG GTAAAAGGAGAGCCAAACATATCATACATTTGCTCTAGGTATTACAGAGCACCAGAGCTTATATTTGGAGCCACTGAGTACACTTCAGCCATTGACATCTGGTCTGCTGGCTGTGTTCTTGCAGAGCTACTCCTTGGACAG cctCTCTTTCCTGGCGAAAGCGGAGTTGACCAGCTTGTTGAAATTATCAAG GTATTGGGTACCCCAACTAGGGAGGAAATCAAGTGCATGAATCCTAACTACACAGAGTTTAAGTTTCCACAAATTAAAGCTCACCCATGGCACAAG ATATTTCATAAGCGAATGCCACCAGAAGCTGTTGATTTGGTGTCAAGACTTCTGCAGTACTCTCCCAACCTACGTTCCACAGCT TTGGAGGCCTTGATGCATCCGTTCTTTGACGAGCTACGTGATTCAAGCAGTCGCCTTCCTAATGGACGTCTCTTACCCCCACTCTTCAACTTTAAGCCTCACG AACTGAAGGGAGTGCCAGCGGAGATTTTAGTGAAGTTGGTCCCCGAGCACGCGCGAAAGCAATGCCCATTCCTTGGTTTGTGA